The proteins below are encoded in one region of Campylobacter showae:
- a CDS encoding type I restriction endonuclease subunit R, translating into MSYDYSENILVQESAGNLLHDKLGWDVKFAYNSEILGENGTFGRKSYKEILLTCYLKEALKKFNPWINEAQIIEALRNLESRLSTASLLQVNEEKYYLIRDGIPVTIKKPNGETQIKKAMVIDFLNPENNYFLAIKELKIHGELHRRRTDIVGFVNGIPLLFVELKNSSVDVRNAYEDNYTDYQDTVPNLFYYNAFLMLSNGMEAKVGTLGSKFEFFHEWKRLDENDQGSVALETMLLGICKKENFLDLFENFILYDHSNGHTAKILARNHQYLGVNEAMKAYAARKLNDGKLGVFWHTQGSGKSYSMLFFAKKVRRKMPGTPTFVILTDRDELNTQISDTFENCGLLGKDIKASQYIATSGSDLVQKLKGNPSFIFTLIQKFNKPNEAPIYPDHDIIIISDEAHRSQYGIFADNMMKLLPTAARIGFTGTPLLSSDNITARTFGGYVSVYDFKRAVEDGATVPLYYENRGEKIVDLQNPEITDQILDAIENADLDVNEQDKLEAEFAKEIHLLTAEPRLKSIARDFVRHYCDLWTSGKAMFVCLNKVTCVRMYNFVQEYWQEEIKALKENIKKVSQQEAQELERKLKWMQECEMAVVISQEQNEIQTFRKWDLDIEYHREKMEKRELDKEFKDSKNPLRVVFVCAMWLTGFDVKCLSCLYLDKPLKAHTLMQTIARANRVSEGKSNGLIVDYIGIVKALRKALADYTANLGANNGADPTIDKEELVARIIEVVEKTREFLEQKEFELEKLIGAVDFAKLAYLQEAANAVCGSIGDKKIFTTYASELNRLIKYTDRNDITAQMRKQYEAIAAIYTELQKKRKHTNTTDLMIEIHKIINEHIKIADEPTLDSEAARRFDISAIDFDLLRSEFAKVKTKNLTIKDLEEIIKQKLDSMLFNNPNRIDYYERYQQIIAEYNTEQDRATIEKTFMDLMDLASQMSNEERRYAKEGFASDEELSFYDMLFRDDLSKNEIKKIKEVAAALLDKIKSKIAELDHWSDKQETKAEVDNLIRDTLWGELPECYDDVSIAICREKIYEYVYMRYRSAA; encoded by the coding sequence GCGAAAACGGCACATTTGGCAGAAAGAGCTATAAAGAAATTCTCCTAACTTGCTATCTCAAAGAGGCGCTTAAGAAATTTAACCCTTGGATAAATGAGGCTCAGATCATCGAGGCTCTTAGAAATTTAGAGAGCAGACTATCTACGGCTTCGCTTTTACAAGTAAATGAAGAGAAATACTACCTTATACGAGACGGAATCCCTGTAACCATAAAAAAGCCAAACGGCGAAACGCAGATAAAAAAGGCTATGGTTATAGACTTTTTAAACCCTGAAAATAACTACTTTTTAGCCATAAAAGAGCTAAAAATCCACGGAGAGCTACATAGAAGAAGAACGGATATCGTAGGCTTTGTAAATGGCATACCGCTACTTTTTGTAGAGCTCAAAAACAGCTCGGTTGATGTTCGCAACGCATATGAGGATAACTACACAGACTACCAAGATACGGTACCAAATTTGTTTTACTACAACGCCTTTCTCATGCTATCAAACGGCATGGAGGCAAAGGTCGGCACGCTTGGGAGTAAATTTGAGTTTTTCCATGAGTGGAAAAGGCTTGATGAAAACGATCAAGGAAGTGTGGCTCTTGAGACTATGCTCTTAGGAATTTGCAAGAAAGAAAATTTCCTAGATCTTTTTGAAAATTTTATCCTCTATGACCACTCAAACGGCCATACGGCGAAAATTCTCGCTAGAAATCACCAATATCTAGGCGTAAACGAAGCGATGAAAGCATACGCCGCAAGAAAGCTAAACGACGGTAAACTGGGCGTGTTTTGGCATACGCAAGGATCAGGCAAGAGCTACTCTATGCTATTTTTTGCTAAAAAGGTTCGCCGAAAGATGCCAGGAACGCCGACGTTTGTTATCCTAACCGATAGAGACGAGCTAAATACTCAAATAAGCGATACCTTTGAAAACTGCGGACTGCTTGGCAAAGATATAAAAGCCTCTCAGTATATCGCTACAAGCGGCAGTGATCTCGTGCAAAAACTAAAAGGCAATCCAAGCTTTATTTTCACGCTTATTCAAAAATTTAATAAACCAAATGAAGCGCCTATCTATCCAGACCACGATATCATCATCATCTCAGATGAGGCGCACCGCAGCCAGTATGGGATATTTGCCGATAATATGATGAAACTACTACCCACAGCTGCTCGTATAGGATTTACCGGTACGCCTTTGCTCTCTAGCGACAATATCACGGCCAGGACTTTTGGCGGTTATGTCTCGGTTTATGACTTTAAAAGAGCGGTTGAGGATGGCGCGACGGTGCCGCTTTATTATGAAAATCGCGGCGAAAAGATCGTGGATCTACAAAATCCGGAAATAACGGATCAAATTTTAGACGCCATAGAAAACGCCGATCTTGATGTTAATGAGCAAGATAAGCTAGAGGCTGAATTTGCAAAAGAGATACACTTGCTAACGGCGGAGCCTAGGCTAAAATCTATCGCGCGTGATTTTGTTAGGCATTATTGCGATCTGTGGACGAGCGGAAAGGCGATGTTTGTTTGTCTAAACAAGGTAACGTGCGTTAGGATGTATAACTTCGTGCAAGAGTACTGGCAAGAAGAGATAAAAGCCCTAAAGGAAAATATCAAAAAAGTCTCCCAACAAGAGGCGCAGGAGCTAGAACGCAAGCTAAAATGGATGCAAGAGTGCGAAATGGCGGTGGTAATAAGCCAAGAACAAAATGAAATTCAGACTTTTAGAAAATGGGATCTAGATATCGAGTACCATAGAGAAAAGATGGAGAAGCGAGAGCTTGATAAAGAATTTAAAGATAGCAAAAATCCTTTGAGAGTAGTCTTTGTCTGCGCTATGTGGCTAACTGGCTTTGATGTGAAGTGCCTATCTTGCCTCTATCTTGATAAACCGCTAAAAGCGCATACGCTAATGCAAACCATCGCTAGAGCAAACCGCGTAAGCGAAGGCAAAAGCAATGGGTTGATAGTTGACTATATAGGTATCGTAAAGGCACTCAGAAAAGCACTTGCAGACTACACCGCAAATTTAGGTGCTAATAACGGCGCAGATCCTACAATAGATAAAGAGGAGCTCGTCGCGCGTATCATAGAAGTGGTAGAAAAGACGAGGGAGTTTTTAGAGCAAAAAGAATTTGAGCTAGAAAAACTTATCGGTGCGGTTGATTTTGCAAAGCTTGCATATTTGCAAGAGGCGGCTAATGCTGTTTGTGGAAGTATCGGGGATAAGAAAATCTTTACAACTTATGCTTCGGAGCTTAACCGACTCATAAAATATACAGACCGAAACGACATAACCGCTCAAATGCGAAAACAATATGAAGCTATCGCAGCTATCTACACTGAGCTTCAAAAAAAGCGAAAGCATACAAATACAACTGACCTAATGATCGAGATACATAAAATCATCAACGAACATATAAAAATAGCCGATGAGCCTACTTTAGATAGCGAAGCCGCACGTAGGTTTGATATAAGCGCTATAGACTTTGATCTGCTGCGTAGTGAATTTGCGAAGGTTAAAACCAAAAATTTAACCATAAAAGACCTAGAGGAGATCATCAAACAAAAGCTAGATAGTATGCTTTTTAACAATCCTAACCGCATAGACTACTATGAACGCTATCAACAAATCATCGCAGAGTATAATACGGAGCAAGACAGGGCGACGATAGAAAAGACATTTATGGATCTTATGGATCTGGCAAGTCAGATGAGCAATGAAGAGCGACGCTACGCAAAAGAGGGATTTGCGAGTGATGAGGAGTTGTCGTTTTACGATATGCTCTTTAGAGATGATCTTAGCAAAAATGAAATAAAAAAGATCAAAGAAGTAGCCGCGGCTCTACTTGATAAGATCAAATCAAAAATCGCTGAACTAGATCACTGGAGCGACAAACAAGAGACAAAAGCCGAGGTGGATAATCTCATCCGTGATACTCTCTGGGGAGAGCTGCCTGAGTGCTACGATGACGTTAGTATTGCGATATGTAGAGAGAAAATTTACGAGTATGTCTATATGAGATATAGGAGTGCGGCGTAG
- a CDS encoding 4Fe-4S single cluster domain-containing protein yields MEKYRGINGLEGVTLLGGEPILQSIGLAKIAKWCRQNNLSVLLFSGYTLQEMQSMSLEGLAELLEYTDVLIDGEYIDELYDESRGIVGSSNQKIHFLTNFYNLNDFKNEVRVEIMLKKDSLRMNGWVINL; encoded by the coding sequence ATTGAAAAATATCGTGGAATAAACGGCTTAGAAGGCGTTACTCTTTTAGGCGGCGAGCCGATCTTGCAATCAATTGGATTGGCTAAAATCGCCAAATGGTGCAGACAAAACAATCTTAGCGTACTCCTTTTTAGCGGCTATACATTACAAGAAATGCAATCAATGAGCCTGGAAGGCTTAGCAGAGCTGCTAGAATATACGGACGTGCTTATAGATGGTGAATATATTGATGAACTATACGATGAGAGTCGCGGTATAGTTGGTTCTAGCAATCAAAAAATTCACTTTTTGACAAATTTTTATAATTTAAACGATTTTAAAAATGAAGTTAGGGTAGAAATTATGCTTAAAAAAGACAGCCTTCGCATGAATGGCTGGGTTATAAATTTGTAA
- the cas2 gene encoding CRISPR-associated endonuclease Cas2 has translation MNLIICYDVRATKRRNKLAALLESYGRRANYSVFELDIRDNEYICIKDRIARIIDPKTDKVLFYRLCKTCLAKSEILGEAKIFHISDTYI, from the coding sequence GTGAATCTAATCATCTGCTACGACGTCCGCGCAACCAAACGCCGAAACAAACTAGCCGCCTTGCTAGAGAGCTACGGACGGCGCGCCAACTACTCGGTTTTTGAGCTTGACATTCGCGATAACGAGTACATCTGTATAAAAGACCGCATTGCCCGCATCATCGACCCCAAAACCGACAAAGTCCTTTTCTACCGCCTCTGCAAAACCTGCCTGGCTAAAAGCGAAATCTTAGGAGAAGCCAAGATATTTCATATCTCAGATACATATATCTAA
- the cas1 gene encoding CRISPR-associated endonuclease Cas1: MRGSSANAYWQAVAKAIDYKFGFSGRVTQGATDVVNSALNYGYAILYSKILKSIAAAGLSPHVSYLHALDEQKPTLAFDLIEEFRAFIVDRAIISMINKNEPFEIKGGLLSAATRQNIAKNVNEKLFTHTEYRGEELKAQDIIDKQAYALKRAVTQNEKYKPFIGRFQ, from the coding sequence TTGAGGGGGAGCAGCGCAAATGCCTATTGGCAAGCGGTTGCAAAAGCTATCGACTATAAATTCGGCTTTAGCGGCAGGGTGACGCAGGGCGCTACCGATGTCGTAAATTCCGCTCTAAACTACGGCTATGCGATCCTTTACTCAAAGATTTTAAAATCCATCGCCGCAGCAGGCCTATCGCCCCACGTTTCGTATCTGCACGCTCTAGATGAGCAAAAGCCCACTCTAGCCTTCGATCTCATCGAGGAGTTTCGCGCCTTTATCGTCGATCGCGCCATTATCTCGATGATAAACAAAAACGAGCCTTTTGAGATAAAGGGCGGGCTTTTATCCGCTGCGACTAGGCAAAATATCGCCAAAAACGTAAACGAAAAGCTCTTTACCCATACCGAGTATAGAGGCGAGGAGCTAAAAGCGCAGGATATCATAGATAAGCAAGCCTACGCGCTAAAGCGAGCCGTAACGCAAAATGAAAAATACAAGCCATTTATCGGGAGATTTCAGTGA
- the cas1 gene encoding CRISPR-associated endonuclease Cas1, which translates to MFDLSLEDVFASNAFEYAIKRLKHTALGLDGLSIDDICTDSFYDELKDEIFNLSYSPEPLKRAFIPKENKDELRKLAIPSLKDKFAQNILIGELSSYFDKGFSNRSYAYRTGKSYANAVYRARDFFKNYDFALKTDIKDFFENIDHEKLLEILRANIRDVRIIRLIELWINNGIFEHFDYSAHAKGVHQGDVLSPLLSNIYLNQMDKFLEQSGAEFVRYADDFVVFFTSYEASEQGLAHLKDFLKTINLSLNETKTSIHGKDSAFTFLGVNFKGANLSIGEEKFERILDKLASSAKRPTISQSVENLNAYVYHLKTISLKLLSPPQNEIFGMRFDEVLTNLTRRFLKTTDKQTIADALSAVNFPYNLGKTAKKTKIISYYKNAKRPAVKSVQNALEAKKREYLKTFSQSSIIHITTPFYFLALSQGKFVLKDKGVIKHKFPISQITQIIINAQISLSSAVIKECAKRKISINFINEKTNLSYATLFTANSAISKTAASQISLLKTKRPLRIAQQFIIGKLKNQINYLKYLDKYHKNLSCEIKTIQDILKSRVPNAASVNELLGFEGEQRKCLLASGCKSYRL; encoded by the coding sequence GTGTTTGATTTAAGCTTAGAGGATGTTTTTGCTAGCAATGCCTTTGAATATGCCATAAAAAGGCTTAAGCATACGGCTTTAGGGCTTGACGGACTTAGCATAGATGATATTTGCACTGATTCTTTTTACGACGAGTTAAAAGATGAAATTTTTAATCTTTCTTATTCGCCCGAGCCGCTAAAACGAGCTTTTATCCCAAAAGAGAACAAAGACGAGCTCCGTAAACTCGCCATCCCGTCGTTAAAAGACAAATTTGCGCAAAATATCCTTATAGGAGAGCTTTCAAGCTATTTTGACAAAGGTTTTTCAAACCGCTCTTATGCTTACCGCACCGGCAAATCTTACGCTAACGCCGTATACCGAGCTAGGGATTTTTTCAAAAATTACGATTTTGCCTTAAAAACCGACATCAAAGATTTTTTTGAAAATATCGATCACGAAAAATTGCTTGAAATTTTGCGCGCAAACATCCGAGACGTGCGTATCATTAGGCTTATTGAGCTTTGGATAAATAACGGAATTTTCGAGCATTTTGATTATAGCGCTCACGCAAAAGGCGTTCACCAAGGCGACGTCCTAAGCCCGCTCCTTTCAAACATTTATCTAAATCAGATGGATAAATTTTTAGAGCAAAGCGGCGCCGAATTCGTCAGATACGCCGATGATTTCGTTGTATTTTTTACTTCATACGAAGCCTCCGAACAAGGACTCGCGCACTTAAAAGATTTCCTAAAAACCATAAATTTATCCCTAAATGAAACCAAAACATCTATCCACGGCAAAGATAGCGCATTTACATTTCTCGGGGTAAATTTTAAAGGCGCAAATTTAAGCATAGGCGAGGAAAAATTTGAGCGGATCCTAGACAAACTCGCAAGCTCTGCCAAAAGGCCGACGATAAGCCAAAGCGTAGAAAATTTAAACGCCTATGTTTATCATCTAAAAACCATCTCGCTTAAGCTTTTATCGCCGCCGCAAAACGAGATATTTGGCATGCGTTTTGACGAAGTTTTGACAAATTTGACGCGCAGATTTTTAAAAACTACGGACAAACAAACCATAGCTGATGCGCTCTCGGCGGTAAATTTCCCGTACAATCTAGGCAAAACCGCCAAAAAAACCAAAATCATAAGCTACTATAAAAACGCTAAACGCCCCGCCGTGAAATCCGTCCAAAATGCGCTTGAAGCAAAGAAAAGAGAGTATCTAAAAACCTTCTCGCAAAGCTCCATTATCCACATCACTACGCCGTTTTATTTTCTGGCTCTATCTCAAGGCAAATTCGTCCTAAAAGACAAAGGCGTCATAAAGCATAAATTTCCTATAAGCCAAATAACCCAAATCATCATAAACGCCCAAATTTCGCTAAGCTCAGCCGTCATCAAAGAGTGCGCCAAACGCAAAATCTCCATAAATTTCATCAACGAAAAGACAAATCTCAGCTACGCTACTCTCTTTACCGCAAATTCCGCCATCTCTAAAACCGCCGCCTCGCAAATTTCGCTACTAAAGACCAAAAGGCCGCTTCGTATCGCCCAGCAGTTCATCATCGGCAAGCTCAAAAACCAGATAAACTATCTAAAGTACCTCGACAAATACCACAAAAACTTATCCTGCGAAATTAAAACGATACAAGATATTTTAAAATCTCGCGTGCCAAATGCCGCTAGCGTAAACGAGCTTTTGGGATTTGAGGGGGAGCAGCGCAAATGCCTATTGGCAAGCGGTTGCAAAAGCTATCGACTATAA
- the cas6 gene encoding CRISPR system precrRNA processing endoribonuclease RAMP protein Cas6 has protein sequence MQEIGLGVNRDKFKFTNLSLNGKIFDPKFLYSKTHETLNFTPDFTAGDYEISLQTPLRIKQKNVLVRRDIDFKSFIRQIAMRFESITGESMDKFEVKFDCFEQDLRFYDINRYSNRQYAKMQFGGMIGKMRVFGLDERSAKLLQLACITGVGKSTVFGLGKIKVDRI, from the coding sequence ATGCAAGAAATCGGTCTTGGCGTCAATAGGGACAAATTTAAATTTACGAATCTGAGCTTAAACGGTAAAATCTTTGATCCTAAATTTTTATATTCAAAGACTCACGAAACGTTAAATTTCACGCCCGATTTCACCGCAGGCGATTATGAAATTTCGCTTCAAACACCGCTTCGTATAAAACAAAAAAACGTTCTTGTCCGCCGAGATATAGATTTTAAATCCTTCATCCGTCAAATCGCTATGAGATTTGAGAGCATAACGGGCGAAAGCATGGATAAATTTGAGGTTAAATTTGACTGCTTCGAGCAGGATTTGAGATTTTACGATATTAACCGATACTCAAACCGCCAGTATGCTAAAATGCAATTTGGCGGCATGATCGGCAAAATGCGGGTTTTTGGACTTGACGAACGCTCGGCAAAGCTTTTGCAGCTAGCCTGTATCACGGGCGTTGGCAAAAGCACCGTTTTTGGACTAGGCAAGATAAAGGTAGATCGAATCTAA
- a CDS encoding DEAD/DEAH box helicase encodes METLYIKIENDLNSRGNDLEHDIKNISRMLSNNNIDLESVGVEEYAKNLLDKCFYDGFNNTLYFANATRVVLNKDNQPKELRQAWIRPAYDNLFIEELNGKSLSFRGYVKNGFFVVNKIKIVPNYEGPKNEIEREINGVIVYIKNLGNFGSRDLNNKIDETESIVKISQENFQEWQNYLGWRKKIVEQKLVGIKYEYMGFNEKNQTILLKLMATDTKDFDKIKKYLKRGNLDIFENSYSKDEMKFVYNPTYKVNRDFNSTKILGDLATKIDNIAPTFENKLYIYNIDFKIDKDYIEEYNASVSSEEVDNFFKKKETGFLATKEVGDFALISRLNRGINKALQDESMAPNLLLWLFDITKAEIPANEEINKEYVWKNTNLNEEQKVAVKKMLATKDVCLIQGPPGTGKTTVIAEAIYHFTKNGQRVLLASQTNLAVDNVLERLAKDPSIRAVRLNDSKTSDDIEHLKESKALGYYLGTIQNKIQENYIDKWDNDEKIKNDIDKDARDILNYYKRLENLLKSIEDIKRDLLIDRQKVDDINLQIKQNEDKNNTTIHFRNEINKFLEFLQDKDANFILPNDLIKEIAAIITPLLNIMNNSIKLDTLRIATQRDENDASKAIKEIYNNLRKIKALKSKLDLADTSQPNVQNIDIINRLNEIKDELHEIEDEEDFHRLKKEQKELEKKINNNTFTLKETEKGFFYTSDLQEIKNIVTKYWSQILELDDKFNTKICSISSSFLTNLYIIDTKNLKEEMEIINGKISVNKENYSRNLDIAKQTKQNIADIKKKYNICDELSQEESIEKIEQLRNELVTTINDYALIRENYENILKNFNYKLKNIDLNNENEYYKDTYVNSCNVVGMSCTDNPKILEDRGLDTFDVVIIDEVSKATPPELLLPILKSSKVILVGDHRQLPPLFGENEKTYSEMVDNIEDGEDDELKNIITEENFNEYKNMVTSSIFKKYFETAHPNIKHSLLEQFRMHRQIMGVINRFYENRLKAGLPVDIENISKAHDITIKGENGFRFIEPQKHVYWINSGEIVVDNKKEKISELHEARSTSTYNLVELYMTIELLNKLEKFYADKKLDHKVSVGVVCLYQLQVNKIRLFLKKKGISFKYVGVDINTVDRFQGKEKEIIISNLIRTRSYSSHIKSFERINVMFSRAQKALFIMGDMNCFKKLNVEIPKMDQIGSLNRRVYEDIINTLIDANMCFDSNILLGNELAKEIYLEYKKLDTKGKDNEKRNS; translated from the coding sequence ATGGAAACTTTATATATCAAAATAGAAAATGATTTAAACAGTAGGGGTAATGATTTAGAACACGATATAAAAAATATATCGAGAATGCTATCAAACAACAATATAGATTTAGAAAGTGTAGGCGTTGAAGAGTATGCTAAAAATTTATTAGACAAATGTTTTTATGACGGCTTTAATAATACGTTGTATTTTGCTAATGCCACTAGGGTTGTTTTAAACAAAGACAATCAGCCCAAAGAATTGCGTCAGGCTTGGATTAGGCCAGCATATGATAATTTATTTATAGAGGAATTAAACGGGAAATCCCTTTCTTTTAGAGGTTACGTAAAAAATGGCTTTTTTGTTGTAAATAAGATAAAAATAGTGCCAAACTATGAAGGCCCAAAAAACGAAATAGAAAGAGAGATAAACGGTGTTATCGTGTATATTAAAAATTTAGGAAATTTTGGCAGTCGTGATTTAAATAACAAAATAGATGAAACGGAGTCTATAGTTAAAATTTCTCAAGAAAATTTTCAAGAGTGGCAAAACTATCTTGGATGGAGAAAAAAAATAGTAGAGCAAAAACTAGTAGGCATCAAGTATGAATACATGGGTTTTAATGAAAAAAATCAAACTATTTTGTTAAAACTTATGGCAACAGATACAAAAGACTTTGACAAAATAAAAAAGTATCTAAAACGAGGCAATTTGGATATATTTGAAAACTCATATTCGAAAGACGAAATGAAATTCGTATACAATCCAACATATAAGGTTAATAGAGATTTTAATAGCACTAAAATTTTAGGGGATTTGGCAACTAAGATAGATAACATAGCCCCTACATTTGAAAATAAGCTTTATATATATAACATTGATTTTAAAATAGATAAGGATTATATTGAAGAATATAACGCTAGCGTAAGTAGCGAAGAAGTTGATAATTTTTTTAAAAAGAAAGAAACAGGTTTTTTGGCCACAAAAGAAGTTGGTGATTTTGCGCTTATATCTCGTCTAAATAGAGGTATAAACAAAGCCTTACAAGATGAAAGCATGGCACCAAATTTACTCTTATGGTTATTTGATATAACAAAAGCGGAAATCCCGGCAAACGAAGAGATAAATAAAGAGTATGTTTGGAAAAATACAAATCTCAATGAAGAACAAAAAGTAGCTGTTAAAAAAATGCTAGCTACTAAAGATGTATGCTTGATACAAGGACCTCCAGGAACTGGTAAAACTACCGTAATAGCCGAAGCTATATATCACTTCACCAAAAATGGACAGCGTGTATTACTCGCATCTCAAACAAATCTAGCGGTCGACAACGTACTTGAGAGACTAGCCAAAGATCCTTCCATAAGAGCAGTACGCCTAAATGATAGCAAAACTAGCGACGATATAGAACACCTAAAAGAGAGTAAGGCACTTGGCTATTATCTAGGTACGATACAAAACAAAATTCAAGAAAACTATATAGACAAGTGGGATAACGACGAAAAAATTAAAAATGACATAGATAAAGATGCGAGAGATATATTAAATTACTATAAGCGACTAGAAAATTTATTAAAAAGTATAGAGGATATTAAAAGAGATCTTTTGATAGATAGACAAAAAGTTGATGATATAAATCTGCAAATAAAACAAAATGAAGATAAAAATAATACTACTATACACTTCAGAAACGAGATTAATAAATTTTTAGAGTTTTTGCAAGATAAAGATGCAAATTTTATATTACCAAATGATCTAATAAAGGAAATAGCAGCGATCATTACACCATTATTAAATATAATGAATAATAGTATAAAATTAGACACTCTAAGAATAGCTACACAAAGAGATGAAAATGATGCAAGTAAAGCAATAAAAGAGATTTATAATAATCTTAGAAAAATAAAAGCACTAAAAAGCAAGCTAGATTTAGCTGATACCAGTCAGCCAAATGTTCAAAATATAGATATTATAAATAGACTAAACGAGATTAAAGACGAATTACACGAAATAGAAGACGAAGAGGATTTTCATAGACTAAAAAAAGAACAAAAAGAATTGGAAAAGAAAATTAACAATAACACATTTACACTAAAAGAGACAGAAAAAGGATTTTTTTATACCAGTGATTTGCAAGAGATAAAAAATATAGTAACAAAATATTGGTCACAAATACTTGAACTAGATGATAAATTTAATACCAAAATTTGTAGTATTTCATCAAGTTTTTTAACAAATTTGTACATTATAGACACTAAAAATTTAAAAGAGGAGATGGAAATTATAAATGGCAAAATTTCCGTCAATAAGGAAAATTACTCGCGTAATTTAGATATTGCGAAACAAACAAAGCAAAATATAGCTGATATAAAAAAGAAGTATAATATCTGCGACGAACTCTCGCAAGAAGAGTCAATAGAGAAAATAGAACAATTGCGCAATGAACTAGTTACTACTATCAACGACTACGCTCTTATAAGAGAAAATTATGAAAATATATTAAAAAATTTCAACTACAAGCTAAAAAATATAGATTTAAACAACGAAAATGAATACTACAAAGATACATATGTAAATTCATGCAATGTCGTTGGTATGTCATGTACAGATAATCCTAAAATTTTAGAAGATAGAGGGCTTGACACATTTGATGTAGTAATTATAGATGAAGTCAGCAAAGCAACGCCCCCTGAACTACTTTTGCCGATATTAAAATCTAGCAAAGTTATCCTAGTTGGCGACCACAGGCAGTTGCCGCCATTGTTTGGAGAAAATGAAAAAACATATAGTGAAATGGTAGATAACATAGAAGATGGAGAAGATGATGAATTAAAAAATATTATCACAGAGGAAAATTTTAATGAATACAAAAACATGGTCACATCCTCAATATTTAAAAAATATTTTGAGACAGCTCATCCAAACATTAAGCATTCATTGCTAGAACAATTTAGAATGCACAGGCAAATTATGGGCGTAATCAATAGATTTTACGAAAATAGACTTAAAGCTGGGCTACCAGTAGATATAGAAAATATTAGCAAGGCTCACGATATAACAATCAAAGGCGAAAACGGCTTTAGATTTATAGAACCACAAAAGCATGTATACTGGATAAATTCCGGCGAGATAGTAGTTGATAACAAAAAAGAAAAAATATCCGAACTGCATGAAGCCAGAAGCACCTCCACCTATAATCTCGTAGAACTATATATGACTATTGAGCTTTTAAATAAGCTAGAAAAATTTTATGCCGATAAAAAGCTTGATCACAAGGTGAGCGTCGGTGTCGTGTGCCTTTACCAGTTACAAGTAAATAAGATAAGGTTATTTTTAAAAAAGAAGGGTATATCATTTAAATATGTTGGTGTTGATATAAACACAGTAGATAGGTTTCAAGGCAAAGAAAAGGAGATAATAATATCAAATTTAATTAGAACGCGTTCATATTCAAGTCACATAAAGAGCTTTGAGAGAATCAATGTAATGTTTTCACGCGCACAAAAGGCACTATTTATTATGGGTGATATGAACTGCTTTAAAAAACTAAATGTGGAAATTCCAAAAATGGATCAAATAGGAAGCTTAAATAGAAGGGTTTATGAGGATATTATTAATACTCTAATTGATGCCAATATGTGCTTTGATAGTAATATTTTGCTAGGAAATGAACTAGCAAAAGAGATATATCTAGAATACAAAAAGCTTGACACAAAAGGCAAAGACAATGAAAAAAGAAATAGCTAA